GCCCGGTCGTCGAGCGGCAGCCCGAGCAGCTCGCAGATCACCAGGAACGGCACGTCGAAGGCGAACGTCGCCGCCAGGTCGACGGAGTCCCCCGCCTTGCCGCGGCGCTCGAGCAGGTCGAGCTGCTCCTCGACGATCTCCGCGATGCGGGGACGCAGCGCCTCGAGCCGGCGCTTGGTGAACTCCGGCGCGACGAGCTTGCGCAGCAGCGTGTGCTCGGGCGGGTCGGTGAACCCGAGGCCGCCGATGTCGCCGTCCGCAGCGCCGCGCGCGCCGACGTACGGCCGGATGTCGGTGGAGTACGCCGTCGGCTCGGCGAGGACGGCGCGACCGGCCTCGGCGTCGGTCACCAGCCACACCCCCATGCCGAGGACCGAGGCGAGCCTGCGCACCGACTGGCCATCAGCCAGTCGGGGGTCGACCTCGACCCCGTCACGCCGCAGCGGCCAGGCCAGCGACTCCGGCAGCCTGTCCAGACGGGAGAGATCCATCTTCCGGCTGCCCACACGGGCGGCGAGACGGACCAGCGGCGCGGCGATTCCCATGGCGACATGCTGCCAAGGTCGGCTGAGGAATGCGTGAATTTCGCACGCTTTTGCGGCCGCGCGCGCCGCAGCGGCCGGCAGGTAGACTGTGCCCACCTTGGAGGGGAGTATTCCTTCGCGGTGGCGTCGTCAGTACGGACCACGGGTCCCGGTGCCATCGGTCTGCGGCGGGGCCGTCAGGCGGAAGAGACCTCCGGAGTCAGTCCTGTACACACTCCGGAGGAAAAGGATTTCCCATGGATGCACTCCTCGGCGACTCGGTCGCCTCCCCCACCGTATGGATCGCGACGCTGCTGGTCACGCTCGGCATCGTCCTCGTCGACGTCGTCATCATCGGCCGCCGCCCGCACGAGCCCACGCTGCGTGAGGCCAGCCGCTACCTGACGTTCTACGTCGCGCTGGCAGTCGCCTTCGGCATCGGTCTCTGGGTCTTCGCCGAGCCGCACGCGCTCTCGCCCAGCCCCGGCCCGGAGTTCTTCGCCGGCTGGCTGACCGAGTACTCGCTCTCGGTCGACAACCTCTTCATCTTCATCATCATCATGGCCAGCTTCAACGTGCCGCGGCAGTTCCAGCAGAAGGCACTGCTGATCGGCATCGTGCTGGCACTGATCTTCCGCGGCGTCTTCATCGTGGTCGGAGCCGCGGCGATCAACGAGTTCAGCTGGGTCTTCTACCTCTTCGGGGCGTTCCTGATCTACACCGCGGTCAAGCTCGCCAGGGAGGGCGCGGAGGACGAGGACGAGTTCGAGGAGAACAAGCTGGTCGCGTTCGCCGAGAAGCGCCTTCCGGCCACGAAGGAGTGGCACGGCACGGCCCTCCTGGTCCGGCTCGGCGACAAGCGGGTGATCACCCCGATGTTCCTCGTCGTCCTCACGCTGGGCACGACCGACCTGCTCTTCGCGCTCGACTCGATCCCGGCGATCTACGGCCTGACCAAGGACCCGTACCTGGTCTTCACCGCCAACATCTTCGCCCTCATGGGCCTGCGCCAGCTCTACTTCCTCATCGGCGGACTGCTCGAGAGGCTCGTCTACCTCTCCTACGGCCTGGCGTTCCTGCTCGGCTTCATCGGCGTGAAGCTCGTCCTGCACGCCCTGCACGAGAACGAGCTGCCCTTCATCAACGACGGCCACCACGTGGCCTGGGCGCCGGACATCCCGATCTGGCTCTCGCTGGTCGTCATCATCGGCACCCTCGCGGTCACGACCGTCGTCTCCCTGGTCGCGAGCGCCCGGATGACCGCCGCCGAGCGCGACGAGGTCACCGGTCCCCGGCGCGACTGGGCGAACGACGACTGACCCTGTCGAAGCGGGGGCCCCACGGTTCGCCGTGGGGCCCCTCTGCATTTCCGATCACCACTAACTCATGTTTTTCAGTATGGTTACTTGTCATGAGCATGCGAGCCGTCCTCGACCGATGTCGCCGTCGCGATCGACGTACCTCCGTGGTCACCCCTGAGCCGCCGTCCGGGTCGGTGCGCCTGCCTGCGGAGGAGGCTGTCCCACCAACGGCCCCGCAGGCGGCCCATGGCCACCGTCCCGGACGGCACCGCGCGTGAACGCCCGCCCCGTCGTCGCGATCCTCGGCGCCGGCGCCGCCGGCACCCTCACCGCGCTCCACCTCGTCCGCGAGTCCGGACGCCGCTCGACTCCCGTCGAGATCCTTCTCGTCGACCCGGCGGACCGCTGGGGACGCGGCACCGCCTTCGGCACCACCGACGACCAGCACCTGCTCAACGTCCCCGCAGCCGGCATGAGCGCCCTGCCCGAGGACCCCTCGCACTTCCTGCACTGGCTGCAGGACCAGCAGCCCGACGCGCACGCCTTCACGTTCGCGCCACGGCGGACCTACGGCCGTTACCTCGACGAGCAGCTGACCGCTGCCGCGCGCGACATCCTCGTCGAGACCACCGTCAGGCACGTGCGCGCCACCGTGACCGACGTACGCCGCGACGGCGCCCGCGTCCGCCTCGGCCATGCCGGCTCACCGGACGGCCTGCTCGCCGATGCGGTGGTGGTGGCGGTCGGCCTCCCCACGACCGGCGAGGACTGGGCACCGCCCGCCCTCCGCGACTCGCCGTTCTTCGTCACCGACCCCTGGGCGCCCGGCGCCCTCGACCCGATACGCCGTGACCGCACCGGCCCCGCCGACGTGCTGGTCGTCGGCACCGGCCTGACGGCGGTCGACGTGCTCTTCTCGCTGGCGGGCACCCGGCCGGACCGGCGCCTGCACACGGTCTCCCGCTCGGGACGCCTGCCCTCGCGCCACGCGGACCGGCTCAAGCCGGCCGCGATCCCCGACATCAGCGGCTGGGGCGCGCGCCTCGAGGAGATCCGGACGGCCGTCGAGCAGCACCTGACCGAGGTCGCGAAGACGACCGGTGACTGGCGGCCGGCGCTCGACGGGCTGCGGTTCCGCGTGGCCGAACTGTGGCAGCGGCTGCCGGAGGAGGACCGGACCACCTTCCTCCTCCGCGACGCCGCAGCGTGGAACCGGCTGCGCCACCGGATCCCCACGGAGAGCCACGAGCGCCTGGACGGGCTCGTCGGCAGCGGTGAGATCGTGCTCGGCGCGGCATCCGTCACGGCGGTCGAGCCGCTCGCTCACGGCGGCCTGCGTGTGGCGACGACCGACGAGGCCGTGCGCGAGGTCGGCTGGGTGGTCAACTGCACCGGCCCGCGCGCCGACGTGCGGACCCTGGGCAACCCGGTCCTCGACGACCTCCTGCGCCCCCGCCTCGACGGTGCCCTCGCGGTCACGACCACCGCGGGAATGGGCCTGGCCACCCGCGACGGACGCCTCGTGGACGGCCGCGGTCGACACGACGCCCCGATCTGGACGCTGGGCGCGCTGCGTCGTGGCGAGCTCTGGGAGTCCACCGCGGTCCCGGAGATCCGGCAGCAGGCACTGGCTCTGGCCGTCGGGGTCCTGGAAGCCGTCGCGCCGCTCCCCCGTCGCCTCGCCGACGGCACCTGGGTGCCGGGCCACCACCCGGTCGCTCGCCCGCGGGATCCGCTCGGCCTCCCGCTCTCGACCACCGCCGAGGCGGCCGCGGTCTTCAACGCCGGCCTGGAGCGGCTCATGCGCCTGCAGTCCGGGGCGGAGGAGCTGTTCGCCCAGGCCGCGGCACTCGACCCGGACTTCGCCCTCGCCCATGCCGCCCTCGCACTGCTCGGCCACGAGGCGGGCGCCGACACCGACGTCACGGCCGCCCTCGCCGCGGCACGCCGGGCCGCACGGACGAACGCCGACGACCGCGAGCGCAGCCTCGTCAGCGTCGTCGGCCTCCGCATCCGCGAGCCGCGCCGGGCCGGGGCGGACGCGCTCCGCCGCCACATCGCCGCGTACCCGCGCGACGTGCTGGCCGTCTCCGCCGCCGTGCCGACGATCGCCTTCTCGGGCGTGATCGACGTCCAGCAGGACGTCTGGGCGCTGGTCGAGAACCTCGCCCCGGCGTACGGCGACCACTGGTGGTACATCTCGCTGCTCGCCTTCGTCCGCCAGGACCAGGCGCGGTACGACGAGGCAGCACTGCTGGCCGAGTCCGCCCTGTCGTGCGAGCCGTCGTCCGGCCACGCCGTGCACGCACTCGCCCATGTCCACTACGAGACCGGGCAGCACGAGACCGGTCGCGCCTGGCTCGACCACTGGATCGACGCGGGCGGCCGGTCGGCGAGCCACCGCGCCCACTTCGCCTGGCACGCCGCGCTCCACGAGCTGGCGCTCGGCGACGTCGAGGCGGTGCGGGCCCGCTTCGCCCGGCAGCTCGCGGACGTGACCGGCGTCCGCGGGCTGGTGGACACGGCCTCGCTCCTGTGGCGCTGGCAGGTCGCCGTCACCGACTGGGACACGACGGTGCCGTCACCACCGACAGCCGCGCCCGTCCTCGCCGCGGTCGGCTCCCAGCTGCTCGGCCAGCCGGAGACGCCGTTCATCGCACTGCACGCCGCGGTCGCCCACGCGGCGAACCACGACGCCGCATCGCTCGACTCGCTCGGCACGCGGTGTCGTCGTTCGCGCGACGAGGCGAGCCGGTCCGCGGTCGCCCCCGTGTGCCGCGGCCTCGCCGCGGTGCTGCGCGAGGACTGGTCGACTGCCGTCACCGAGCTGAGCACGGCCCTGCCGGGACTCACCGCGGTGGGCGGCTCGGCGGCACAGCGCGAGATCGTCGAGGAGACCCTGCTGCTCGCACTGTGGCGCGACGGCCGGACCGACGTGGCACGCGAGGTACTGGGCGACCGGGTCGACCGCCGCCACTCACCGCTCGACGAGCGTCGGCTCCGGCTCACCGCCGGCTGAGCGAGGCATGGGGCCCGGCACCGGCGGGTACGAGAGGCCAGAGGCCCGCGACCCCGATGGGCCCGTCTGACGAAAGAAGGACCCACTCATGGCATTCATCCTGTGGATCATCGCGGTCATCCTGGTCATCGCCGGCATCGCCAGCCTCTTCCGGGGCGAGATGCTCTGGGGCATCGTCCTGATCATCGTCGGACTCGCCGTCGGACCGGGTGGCTACAGCATCTTCAACCGCTGACCCGGCAGGTACGACGCCGTCAGCCGAGCAGGGCCTGGGCCTCGGGGGAGGTGTAGAAGCCGGCCAGGCGGCGTCGTACCAGCCCCTCGAGGACGCCGGCCTGCGCCAGCGCGTCGAGCACCGGCGGACCGAAGCGGCGGGCCTCCTCGACGAGGTCCTCGCGGTCGAGGCCGAACTCGGCGAGCAGGTCGTGCAGCGTGAACGCCTCATAGGTGTCGAAGAAGACCTGGACGCCCGACTCGACCGCTGCCGCGATGTACGGCGTCGTACGCAGGTCGAGCCAGAGCTGGTAGATCGCGACGAAGAGCTCGACGACCTGCCCCTCGCTGACCGCGCCGACCAGCTCGCTGAGCGGGCGGGCGGCGAGCGCGTCCCAGACCTCCAGGACCGCCGCGCGCAGCTCGTCGTCGGAGACGGTGTCGGCGGCGCTGTCGCTGAGGTAGCCGAGCAGGACGCCGGCCGCACGCTCCGCGACCTCGCGGCTGCGCTGGTCCGCACCGTCGATCAGCCCGGCGCCGAGCTTCTCCGCCGCGTCGATGCCGCTGCTGACCAGGGGCACGCGCTTGGCGATCCGGCGTCCGGTCGTGAGGGGGCCGATGGCCAGGCCGCGCATGACCTCACCGACTCCGGACTGCAGGGTGGCGTTGTCCGCCATGCCGCGCAGGATCCGCTCGCGGATGCCACGCATCTCCGCGACGACACTGACGAGCTCGTCGACACGGGCTCGCCCCACGAGGTCGCCCAGCGCGACCTCGTTGGCCGGATGGCTCCGCACCCGGGTGGCGATGTCCGCGGCGATCTCGGGGATCGCACCCGGCAGCCGGAACGTGGCGACGTACTTGAGGGCGACGGCTGACACGAGCTCACGCCGCATGACCTGGTCGAGGCGCAGCGTCCCGAGCGTGGCGAGCAGGTGGTCGATCTCCACCACGACCTGCTCCTCGAACCTGTCGCCGCGCAGGGCGGCCAGCTCGTGGGCGACGTGGGCGTCGAGAAGCTGATCGGCGAGGCTCATGCCCCCAGTGTCCCCGATCCGGGCCGCCCGGCGCTCCTGCCGACGGGTGGGCTGCCTCACGCAGGCGAGCCGCCCTCCCCGGTCACGCCTAGGCGAGGGAGAGGAAGAGCTTCTCCATGCGGGCGGTGTCGACGCCGTCCGGCCCCTCCTCGCGCAGGCACGCCTGCATCCCGGTCGCGACCAGCGCGAACCCGCTGCGGCTGAGCGCCTTGTTGACCGCCGCGAGCTGGGTCAGCGCGTCCTCGCAGTCCGCGCCCTCCTCGAGCATCCGGATCACGGTGGCCAGGTGGCCGTGCGCCCGCTTCATCCGGGTGATGACGGGCTTGACCTCGTCCTGGTCCAGCTTCATGTCAGGCCTCCTGCCCCTCGAGCCGCGCCAGCATCTGCGTGAGCCGGTCGCGCGCCTCGGCGGCGACCTCCGCGATCGCCGACGATGCACTGAAGGATGTCATGGCCGCCGGGTCGAAGACCTCCACCCGGCTCGTCCCGTCGTCGACGGCCGAGACCACCACGTTGCACGGGAGCATCGCGGCCACCCGCGGGTCCGCCTCGAGGGCACGGTGGGCCAGCTGCGGACGGCAGGCGCCGAGGATCACACGCGGCGCCACGTCGAGGTCGAGCTTCGCCTTGAGCGTCGCCTTCAGGTCGATCTCCGTGAGCACACCGAAGCCGGCGTCGGCCAGCGCGTGACGCACACGCGCCACCGCCTCGTCGTACGGCGCGGCGATCGTGCTCGCGAGCGTGAACTCCTCCATGTCAACCTCCTGTGACCTGGTCGATAGAACCCCCAGGGGGGTTATCTGCTACGGTTTAATCATAACCCCCCGGGGGGTTCTACGGAAGGAGGCGCAGCATGGCGCACCAGATCGACCGGACGGCGGACCGGACCGCCCCTCCCCACACCGGCACCGACCCGACCAGCACTGGCCGGCTCGGCTCCCTCGGCCTGTGGGTCGCCGACCACGCACGGCTGGTCGCCCTGTCCTGGCTCGTGGTCGTGATCGGCCTCGGTGTCTTCGCGCCGTTCGTCGAGAAGAACCTCTCGGGAGCGGGCTGGCAGGCCGACGGCTCGCAGTCCGTGGCAGCACGCGAGCTCGCACAGGAGCACTTCGGCGGCAACGCCAGCCACGCCCTGCAGGTCGTCGTGCACAGCTCCGCGGGCCCGCTGACCTCCGCCGAGGGACAGCGCGTGATCGCGCACGTCACCCACCTGCTCGCCGGGGACGACCGCATCGCCACCGTCGTCCCGCCCCAGCCCGGCGCCACCCTCTCCCGCGACGGCACCACAGCAGTCGTGCTGGCCGGTGCCGGCGTCGACACGAACGAGATGGTGAAGGTCGCCACCGACCTCAAGGAGGAGCTCTCTGCCGCGGGAACCTCGACCATCTCGGTCGACCCCACGGGAGCGTCGGTGCTCTGGTCCGACTTCAACGAGGCGAACCTGAAGGCCATGCTCGGCTCGGAGATGCGGTCCTGGCCGGTGACGCTCGGCATCCTCGTGCTCGCCTTCGGCGCGCTCGTGGCCGCCGGCCTCCCGCTCCTGCTGACCCTGGCCGGCCTCGTCGCCTCGGCCGGCTCCCTCGTGCTGATCAACGAGCTCGTGCCCGTCTCCATCTGGGCGATGAACTTCGCGATGATGTTCTCCCTCGCGCTGGGCATCGACTACGCGCTCTTCCTCGTCGTCCGCTACCGCGCCGCCCGCGAGGGCCAGCACCGGACCGCGCGCGAGGCGGTCGCCGAGACGATGGACACCGCCGGCAAGGCAGTCCTGCTCTCCGGCGCCACCGTGCTCGTCTCCCTCTCCGCCGTCATGCTCGTGCCCTCGCCGTCGTTCCGCTCGATGGCCGGCGGCATCATGCTCTCGGTCGTCTTCATCCTCGCGGCGACGCTGACCCTGCTGCCCCTCGTCCTGGTCAAGCTGGACCACCGGATCAACCGCTTCGCCCTGCCCTGGGTCAAGGCCGGCGAGCACCGCTCACCCGCCTTCGCCGCCTGGGGCGAGCGGCTGTGGCGCCGCCCGGTCCTGTGGGGCACGGCCGCCCTCGTGGTCCTGGTGGCCCTGGCCGCCCCGATCATCGGCCTGCGCACGGCGATGCCGTCGATCAAGGTCCTGCCCGAGGACGCCAGCGCGCGGGTCGGCTACGACACGGTCCAGGCGGCGTTCGGCAAGGGCGCCCCCGGCGCCCTGCAGGTGATCGCCGATGCCGACCAGGCCGACACGGCGTACGCGGTCCTCACCCACGACCGGGGCATCGCGGCCGCGATGCCGCCGGTGGCGGCGGGTGACGGCAGCGGTCTCGTGCTGATCCAGGCCGTGCCGACGGTCGACCCGTCCGATCCGGCCCTGGCGACGACGGTGGAGCGCCTGCGCGCCGACCTGCCGTCGACGGCCAAGGTGGGCGGCGCCGCGATCGAGAACATCGACCTCAAGGACCAGCTCGACCGCTCGGCGCCACTCGTGATCGGCGTCGTCATGGTGCTCGGTTTCCTGCTCCTGCTGGTCGCCCTGCAGGCACCGCTGATCTCGCTGCTCGGCACGCTGGCCAGCCTGCTCTCGACGGCTGCCGCGTTCGGGGTCGCCCGCCTGGTCTTCCAGGACGGACACGGCTCCGGCCTCCTCGGCTTCGAGCACCAGGGCTTCCTCGACGCCTGGGCGCCGGTCTTCTTCTTCGCGATGATCTTCGCCATCGCGATGGACTACACGGTCTTCCTGCTGGCCTCCGCCAAGGAGCACTGGGAGAAGTCGGGCGATCCCCGGGAAGCCATGGTCGGCGCGGTGGCCCACTCCGGACGCGTGATCTTCGCCGCCGGAGGCGTCATGGTCGCGGTCTTCTTCACCTTCGCGCTCTCCGGCCCGCTTCCGCCGAAGGAGATGGGCGTCATCCTCGGCGTCGCCGTCCTCCTCGACGCCTTCCTGGTCCGGCTGGTCCTGCTCCCGGTGATGCTCCGCCTCGCCGGACGCGCGGCCTGGGCCTCCCCCGCCTGGCTCCGCCGGATCCTGCCCACCATCCGCTTCTCGCACTGAAAGGCATCACCATGACCGAGACCCACTCCGCTCACGGCAAGACCGTCCTCCGCGAGCTCTCCCCCCAGCACCGCGCACTGCGTCGGGCGATCCCCGAGGTGTACGCCGGGTGGAGCGAGCTGCACAAGGGCGCCTTCGCCCCGGGCGCGCTCGACGTCAGGACGAAGGAGCTGATCGCGCTCGCGATCGGCGTCGTCGAGGGCTGCGACGGCTGCATCGCCTC
The sequence above is a segment of the Nocardioides jiangxiensis genome. Coding sequences within it:
- a CDS encoding carboxymuconolactone decarboxylase family protein, which encodes MTETHSAHGKTVLRELSPQHRALRRAIPEVYAGWSELHKGAFAPGALDVRTKELIALAIGVVEGCDGCIASHSQAAVRAGATRQEAAEAIGVTFLMHGGPATIHGARAYEAFCEFADALEAGETPS
- a CDS encoding MMPL family transporter; its protein translation is MAHQIDRTADRTAPPHTGTDPTSTGRLGSLGLWVADHARLVALSWLVVVIGLGVFAPFVEKNLSGAGWQADGSQSVAARELAQEHFGGNASHALQVVVHSSAGPLTSAEGQRVIAHVTHLLAGDDRIATVVPPQPGATLSRDGTTAVVLAGAGVDTNEMVKVATDLKEELSAAGTSTISVDPTGASVLWSDFNEANLKAMLGSEMRSWPVTLGILVLAFGALVAAGLPLLLTLAGLVASAGSLVLINELVPVSIWAMNFAMMFSLALGIDYALFLVVRYRAAREGQHRTAREAVAETMDTAGKAVLLSGATVLVSLSAVMLVPSPSFRSMAGGIMLSVVFILAATLTLLPLVLVKLDHRINRFALPWVKAGEHRSPAFAAWGERLWRRPVLWGTAALVVLVALAAPIIGLRTAMPSIKVLPEDASARVGYDTVQAAFGKGAPGALQVIADADQADTAYAVLTHDRGIAAAMPPVAAGDGSGLVLIQAVPTVDPSDPALATTVERLRADLPSTAKVGGAAIENIDLKDQLDRSAPLVIGVVMVLGFLLLLVALQAPLISLLGTLASLLSTAAAFGVARLVFQDGHGSGLLGFEHQGFLDAWAPVFFFAMIFAIAMDYTVFLLASAKEHWEKSGDPREAMVGAVAHSGRVIFAAGGVMVAVFFTFALSGPLPPKEMGVILGVAVLLDAFLVRLVLLPVMLRLAGRAAWASPAWLRRILPTIRFSH
- a CDS encoding DUF302 domain-containing protein — protein: MEEFTLASTIAAPYDEAVARVRHALADAGFGVLTEIDLKATLKAKLDLDVAPRVILGACRPQLAHRALEADPRVAAMLPCNVVVSAVDDGTSRVEVFDPAAMTSFSASSAIAEVAAEARDRLTQMLARLEGQEA
- a CDS encoding GPGG-motif small membrane protein; this translates as MAFILWIIAVILVIAGIASLFRGEMLWGIVLIIVGLAVGPGGYSIFNR
- a CDS encoding FAD/NAD(P)-binding protein, which produces MNARPVVAILGAGAAGTLTALHLVRESGRRSTPVEILLVDPADRWGRGTAFGTTDDQHLLNVPAAGMSALPEDPSHFLHWLQDQQPDAHAFTFAPRRTYGRYLDEQLTAAARDILVETTVRHVRATVTDVRRDGARVRLGHAGSPDGLLADAVVVAVGLPTTGEDWAPPALRDSPFFVTDPWAPGALDPIRRDRTGPADVLVVGTGLTAVDVLFSLAGTRPDRRLHTVSRSGRLPSRHADRLKPAAIPDISGWGARLEEIRTAVEQHLTEVAKTTGDWRPALDGLRFRVAELWQRLPEEDRTTFLLRDAAAWNRLRHRIPTESHERLDGLVGSGEIVLGAASVTAVEPLAHGGLRVATTDEAVREVGWVVNCTGPRADVRTLGNPVLDDLLRPRLDGALAVTTTAGMGLATRDGRLVDGRGRHDAPIWTLGALRRGELWESTAVPEIRQQALALAVGVLEAVAPLPRRLADGTWVPGHHPVARPRDPLGLPLSTTAEAAAVFNAGLERLMRLQSGAEELFAQAAALDPDFALAHAALALLGHEAGADTDVTAALAAARRAARTNADDRERSLVSVVGLRIREPRRAGADALRRHIAAYPRDVLAVSAAVPTIAFSGVIDVQQDVWALVENLAPAYGDHWWYISLLAFVRQDQARYDEAALLAESALSCEPSSGHAVHALAHVHYETGQHETGRAWLDHWIDAGGRSASHRAHFAWHAALHELALGDVEAVRARFARQLADVTGVRGLVDTASLLWRWQVAVTDWDTTVPSPPTAAPVLAAVGSQLLGQPETPFIALHAAVAHAANHDAASLDSLGTRCRRSRDEASRSAVAPVCRGLAAVLREDWSTAVTELSTALPGLTAVGGSAAQREIVEETLLLALWRDGRTDVAREVLGDRVDRRHSPLDERRLRLTAG
- a CDS encoding TerC family protein, encoding MDALLGDSVASPTVWIATLLVTLGIVLVDVVIIGRRPHEPTLREASRYLTFYVALAVAFGIGLWVFAEPHALSPSPGPEFFAGWLTEYSLSVDNLFIFIIIMASFNVPRQFQQKALLIGIVLALIFRGVFIVVGAAAINEFSWVFYLFGAFLIYTAVKLAREGAEDEDEFEENKLVAFAEKRLPATKEWHGTALLVRLGDKRVITPMFLVVLTLGTTDLLFALDSIPAIYGLTKDPYLVFTANIFALMGLRQLYFLIGGLLERLVYLSYGLAFLLGFIGVKLVLHALHENELPFINDGHHVAWAPDIPIWLSLVVIIGTLAVTTVVSLVASARMTAAERDEVTGPRRDWANDD
- a CDS encoding metal-sensitive transcriptional regulator gives rise to the protein MKLDQDEVKPVITRMKRAHGHLATVIRMLEEGADCEDALTQLAAVNKALSRSGFALVATGMQACLREEGPDGVDTARMEKLFLSLA